The following DNA comes from Azospirillum sp. TSA2s.
GCCCACGAATGCGCCTTTCCTCCACCGCGAGGAAAGGCGCATTTTGTTTGTAGACGAAGGGCTTGGTCCGACTTGCCCTTTTCTTGTGCGATGCACGATCAACTCTTCGGCAGCGCAAAACAAGCGGCGGTTTTCGGGGTCCTGGCCAAAATAAGTCACGAGATATCGGCCGAAAATCCAAGTTGATCGCCCGTGAATATTTTGATACCTCATGCCTCCCCGAGAGGAGAAATGGTATGACCACCCAGTCACAACAGCAGCAGATGGCCCAGCAGCAACAGGCGCGGGCCGGCATCGACACCCAGGGCAGCACCCCCAGCACCCAGGGCGGCGCCACCGACACATACGAGGAATTCTGCGGCGGCGCCTGCGGCGCCGGTGCCGGCGCCGCGGTGATCTGGCGGCCGATCACGGTGGAGCCGCGTCGCCGCTGATCGACCATCTTGGCATAAGAAAAGCCCCTCTCCGGTAAAGGACGAGGGGCTTTCCTTTTGTGGCCTATCGCTTCTGAGGACCGGTCAGCCCGCCCGCATGCGGTTGACCAAGCCGTCGACCTGGGACCCCAGCGACCGCACCTCGTCGGCGACGGTGGAGGAAGCGGTCAGCACGCGGGTGGCGGATTCGCCGGATTCCGCGGCGGCGCGGGCGACGGAGTCGATGTTGCGGCGGACATGCTGGGTGCCGTCGGCGGCCTCGCCCACATTGCGGGCGATCTCGCGGGTGGCGGCACTCTGCTGCTCGACAGCCGCGGCGACGGTGGCGGCGATCTCGTTGATCTCGCGGATGGTGCCGGCGATGGAGCGGATGGCATCCACCGCCTCCTGGGTCACCGACTGCATCGCCTGGATCTGGCTGGAGATCTCCTCCGTCGCCTTGCCGGTCTGGTTGGCAAGGCTCTTGACCTCCGACGCCACGACGGCAAAGCCCTTGCCGGCCTCCCCGGCGCGGGCGGCCTCGATCGTGGCGTTCAGCGCCAGCAGGTTGGTCTGGCTGGCGATGTCGTTGATGAGCTGCACCACCTCGCCGATCTTGTTGGCGGACTGCGACAGTCCCTCCACCGTGCGGTCGGTGCGTTCGGCCTCGGTCGCGGCCTTGCGGGCGATCTGGCTGGAGGCGTGGACCTGGCTGCCGATCTCCTGGATGGAGGCGGACAGCTCCTCCGTCGCGGCGGCGACCGCCTTGACGCTGCCTTCGGCCTGCTGCGAGGTGCTGGCCGCGGTGGCCGCCTCGCCGGTGGTGGCCTCGGCGTTGCGGCTCATGCGCTGGGCCATGTCCTGCATTTCGCCGGCGGCGCGGGCGACGCGGTCGAGCACGCCGCGCACGCTGCTCTCGAAATTCTCGGCCATCTCGACCATGGCGCGGCGGCGTTCGCCGGCGGCACGGCTGCGCTCCGCCTCGGCACGGGCGTTGGCGGCGCTCGCCTCGTTGGCAGTGTCGCGGAAGACCATCAGGGCCCGGGTCATGTCGCCGATCTCGTCGGAACCGGCAGCGGGAATCGGCGCGTTCAGGTTTCCGGCGGCAATCGCCCGCATGGCATCGGACAGCTGGCTGATGCGCGCGACGATGTTGCGGCCGACGACGAACCAAGCCAGCGCGGCGGCACCGATTAGGCTGGCGACCGCGAACAGGATCAGCATCTTGCGGCCGGCCGACAGCGCATCGGTCGCCCCGGCGGCGGCGGTGTCCGCCTCCTGCTTCATAGCGGAGATCTGGTCGTCGATCATGCCGGCGAACTGCCGGGCGATCTGGCGATTCTCCGCCAGGACCTTCACGTTCTCTTCGGCGGCGGCGAGTTCGGAGCGGCGCAGCTTGAACAGGCTGGTGTCGCCCTTGCCGAAGCCGGCCAGGACCTCGGCGCTCTTGACCAGCTTCGGCAGCCCGTCGTCACCGGCGGACTGCAGCGCCTTCAGCCGCTCCTCCATCGCCTTGGCGGCGGTGGTGAAACGGGTTTCCAGCATCGTCAGCCGTTCGGCGCTGGGCGCCTGCGTCGCCTCGTTCAGCGCGCCGACGGTGGCGGCGGCATAGGTCGACAATTCCAGATAGCTGCGGAAACGGGCCAGCCCGTCGCCCAGCAGATCCTGCATGGAATCGCGGGTCTGCGAGCGGACATTGACGCTCGACAGCTTGATTTCCGCCTTCAGCCGCATCAGCGGCGATTCCATCTGCTCCAGCAGGGATGCCTGCCGGCGTGCGGCGTCGGTCAGGACATCGGCCGTCTTCTGGCGCAGGGCCTCCCGTTCGGCGCTGCCGATCGGCAGTTCCAGGGCCTTGCGGCGCATGTCGAAGATGCCGGTGGCGCCGTCGCCCAGCTGGAAGAAGGCGTCCAGACCGTCGGAGGCCTCCTTGCTCAGGCGGCTGCCGATCTGCGCGGTGGCGCTGACGATGCGGGCGGCCGCTTCCAGGTAGCTCTGCTGGTGCTGGGTGACGGCGAAGGCGGTCTCCGCATTCCCGGCGCGGGTCAGGGACTCCGACGCCACGCCCAGGTCGCCACGCACTTCAAACATGGTGATCAGGGAGCGGACGGCGTCGCCCAGCGCGTTCATGTCGCGCTCGGTGCTGTTGTCCAGCGTCTCGCCCTTGCTGCGCAGGGTGGCGCCGGCCCGCTCGGTCAGCGGGGCGAGGTTGGACAGGAAGGCGTCGTAGGATTTCGCCAGATCGACGGCCATCGCCTCGCGCGTGCCGCGGACGGACAGGCGCTGGTCGGCCGCGGCGTTGCCATGCTCCAGCGTGGCGATCAGCCCTTCGGTCTTGCTGCGCAGCTCACCGATCCGCGGGTCGCCGGACCGGTGGGAGGCCAGTTCCTCCACCAGGGCGCCCAGCGCCTTGCCGTTGCCCATGATCTCGCCATAGACGCGCTCGCGCTCGCTCTGGCTTTCCGCCGCGGCCAGCACCGGGGCGGCGGCGGCGATGCCGCTGCTTTCACCGGACAGGCGCTTCGCCAGTTCCATCTCCGGCAGGCCGGTGCCGACGATCTGCGTCAGCGGCCGTTCCACCGCCGAGAAGGACGTCAGCCCGACGATGCTGGCGGCGACCGTCATGCCGGCCATACCGGCGAAGGCGAGCAGAAGCTTGCCGCGTACGCCCATCCGTCTGCTGCGTGGGGTGCCGTCCTGGCGGTTCGTCCTCATGGTGTCGTCGCGCGCGTCCATCGTCATATGCGTCCTGCTCCCCGGAAAATGCGTCAGATCGGGCTTTTTGCCCGTTTTGTTCGTTCCTGCCGGCCGCAGACCGTTCCCCCACTCCCGGAGATTGGCACCGATCCGCACTGCTTGGCAGACCAACCATACCGCAGTGTGGTTGACAGATCCTTACGGGGGAACTCTCATTTTCTGCCATTCCGGGTTCTAACCATTTTGGATTACGGCCACCCGACGGCCGATGCGGCGTGCGTCATTATGACCATCCGCCACCCCCGAACGTTATAGGGCCTCTCCCCGACTACGGCCGCGTGATAGTCTGCCCCGGAAATCATCGGCGAGGGGGAGTGGCATGCGGGTCTGGCAGGCGGCGTTCGCACCTCCGGCGGCGGAGCTGTCTCCGCAACCGGCCGATCTCGTCCTGGTCTTCGGTTCATTCGACATCTTCGACGGCACGGATCTCGTCGCCCGGCTGGCTTCCGCATTCCCCGGCGCGGTGATCGCCGGATGCAGCACGGCGGGCGAGATCGCCGGCGACGCCGTGCTCGACGGGTCCTGCACCGTCACCGCCATCCGCTTCGACCGTGGCGGCGATGCGGTCGCGGTCGAGGCCGACATCGCCTCCGCCGACGACAGCCAGCAGGCGGGAGAAATGCTGGGAGAGGCGCTTGCCGCCCGGCCCGGATTGTCGGGGGTTCTGCTGTTCGCCCGCGGCGTCGGCGTGAACGGCAGCGCGCTGATCGACGGGCTGTCCTCGCGCCTGCCGGCGGGCCTTCCGGTGTCGGGCGGGCTGGCCGGCGACGGCGGCGCCTTCGTCCGCACGCTGGTGCTGGGGCCGTCCGGCGTGTCCGACAGCCGGGCGGTGGCGGTCGGGCTTTACGGCGGGAGCCTGCATCTCGGCCTCGGCTCCGTCGGCGGATGGGAACCGTTCGGGCCGGCGCGCAAAGTGACGAAGGCCGTCGGCAACCTGCTGCTCCAGCTGGACGGCGAGCCGGCCCTGAACGTCTACAAGCGCTATCTCGCCGACTATGCCCGCGAACTGCCGGCGTCGGGCCTGCTGTTTCCGTTCGAACTGCTGAACGGCAACCATGATTCGGTCGGGCTGATCCGCACCATCCTCGGCATCGACGAGGCGGCCGGCGGCCTGATCCTGGCCGGCACGGTGGAGGAGGGCTTCTTCCTGCGGCTGATGCACGCCAGCACCGACGGGCTGGTCGACGGGGCGGAGCAGGCCGGCGCCATCGCCGCCGCTGGTGCGGGTGAGGCGGCGGGCGACCGGCTCGCCCTGCTGGTCAGCTGCGTCGGCCGCAAGCTGGTGATGGGCGACCGGGTGGAGGAGGAGGTGCAGGCGGTGGCGGACCGGATGGGACCCGGCACGGTGCTGGCCGGCTTCTATTCTTATGGAGAGATCGGGCCGATGCGCGATCTGGTCGATTGCCGGCTGCACAACCAGACGATGACGGTCGCCCTGCTGACGGAACGCTGACCGCATGCATCGCCTGCTGCAAAGCCAGTTCAAGCGGGTGCTGGGCCTGCCGACCGCCGAGGCGGCGGACGCCGTCCTGGCTGAGC
Coding sequences within:
- a CDS encoding methyl-accepting chemotaxis protein; the protein is MTMDARDDTMRTNRQDGTPRSRRMGVRGKLLLAFAGMAGMTVAASIVGLTSFSAVERPLTQIVGTGLPEMELAKRLSGESSGIAAAAPVLAAAESQSERERVYGEIMGNGKALGALVEELASHRSGDPRIGELRSKTEGLIATLEHGNAAADQRLSVRGTREAMAVDLAKSYDAFLSNLAPLTERAGATLRSKGETLDNSTERDMNALGDAVRSLITMFEVRGDLGVASESLTRAGNAETAFAVTQHQQSYLEAAARIVSATAQIGSRLSKEASDGLDAFFQLGDGATGIFDMRRKALELPIGSAEREALRQKTADVLTDAARRQASLLEQMESPLMRLKAEIKLSSVNVRSQTRDSMQDLLGDGLARFRSYLELSTYAAATVGALNEATQAPSAERLTMLETRFTTAAKAMEERLKALQSAGDDGLPKLVKSAEVLAGFGKGDTSLFKLRRSELAAAEENVKVLAENRQIARQFAGMIDDQISAMKQEADTAAAGATDALSAGRKMLILFAVASLIGAAALAWFVVGRNIVARISQLSDAMRAIAAGNLNAPIPAAGSDEIGDMTRALMVFRDTANEASAANARAEAERSRAAGERRRAMVEMAENFESSVRGVLDRVARAAGEMQDMAQRMSRNAEATTGEAATAASTSQQAEGSVKAVAAATEELSASIQEIGSQVHASSQIARKAATEAERTDRTVEGLSQSANKIGEVVQLINDIASQTNLLALNATIEAARAGEAGKGFAVVASEVKSLANQTGKATEEISSQIQAMQSVTQEAVDAIRSIAGTIREINEIAATVAAAVEQQSAATREIARNVGEAADGTQHVRRNIDSVARAAAESGESATRVLTASSTVADEVRSLGSQVDGLVNRMRAG
- a CDS encoding FIST signal transduction protein, with product MRVWQAAFAPPAAELSPQPADLVLVFGSFDIFDGTDLVARLASAFPGAVIAGCSTAGEIAGDAVLDGSCTVTAIRFDRGGDAVAVEADIASADDSQQAGEMLGEALAARPGLSGVLLFARGVGVNGSALIDGLSSRLPAGLPVSGGLAGDGGAFVRTLVLGPSGVSDSRAVAVGLYGGSLHLGLGSVGGWEPFGPARKVTKAVGNLLLQLDGEPALNVYKRYLADYARELPASGLLFPFELLNGNHDSVGLIRTILGIDEAAGGLILAGTVEEGFFLRLMHASTDGLVDGAEQAGAIAAAGAGEAAGDRLALLVSCVGRKLVMGDRVEEEVQAVADRMGPGTVLAGFYSYGEIGPMRDLVDCRLHNQTMTVALLTER